The DNA segment cccactgacccaagtcaggatttgaacctgcatcctcatggatactagttgcgttcttaacctgctgagccacaacaagaactcctaattgAACTCTTGAGAAGCAATAGAATAATAGCAGTCCAGTGTAAGGAGTCAGATTGCTTGAGAGCACACCTCcatctctgccacttattagctgtatgATCTTTGACAAATTacctgacctctctgtgccttggtttgcCCTCTGTGAAATGTAGATTATAACATCTTAtgtttttgtcgttgttgttgttctttttagggccgcacctgcagcctatggaagttcccaggctaggggttgaactggagctgcagctgcaggcctatgccatagccgcagcaacgcgggatttgagcggcatctataccacagcttgtggcaacgctgtagccttaacccacggagcgaggccagggatcgaacctgcatccttacagacccTATGGCAGACTCTTAACCtgatgcgccacaatgggaacgcctaatcCCATTTTATCTGAAGGGCCCTGATGGGGCCTCTCATTTGCTAGGCGACCTCCGGAAAGCTACTTGCTTTCTCTGGGTCCCAGGCTCTTCCTCATATGACTGTCATAACAAGGGAGCTGGGACAGACAGAGTCAGAGGATGTCTGACCCAGGGTTGTCCTTTAGGGTTTCGGCCCTCatgccccgccccccgcccattCCCTGGCGGGCCACTCACCGATGATGGTGCCGCAGGTGAGCAAGGCATAGAAGGACGTGGTTTGCTTGAGCAGCAGGTAGGAGAGCAGCACATTGAAGACGGTGGTGAGCGAGCGGCCCACGTTGTAGAAGGCCACGCCCACATACTTGAGGCAGAGGTTGTTGAAGGTGATCATGCCAATGAAGACCACCGACAGGGGCAGGATGCTGCGGGCCACCCTGAGGTCCAGGTGCAGGGTGGGGAAGTCCACGGCACCAGGCCAGCAGGTGGCCAGTGTGCTGAGGCCCTTGCACAGCAGCGCCGTCACCAGGCACTGGTAGAAGGTGACGAAGATGGGGGTGTCCAGCTGCAAGGAGGGGCTGTCCAGCAGGTACTTGTTAAGGAACACCATGGAGATGGACGTGACCCAGTAGAGAGAGACTACCAATGCGATCTGCAGTGCCCGCAGCACAAAGGGCTTCTCCTGGCTGGCCTCATCCTCTCCGGAGGGGTTGGAAGTCCCCATCAGTGCCATATGCAGGATCTTGGACCGCTTCAGAGAGGCCCTGTTCATGGTAGCAGAGGAGCTGGGTCACCTTACAGTCAGACTGATATCCTGGAGCACAGGGCAGTGAGCTCACTTCGGCTATCTGTGAGCTGAAGTCCTCAACTGTCACATGGGGGGTGGCCTGGAGGCCTCCCACCGTTCTCTTGGATGGAGAGGTTCTGCTCCCACCCTGAGAGGGCTCATGAGACAAAACACAGGGAAGAGGCGAGGGACAGGCGAGGGACCGGCTAAGGTTGCAGAGAAATGacctgccgggggtgggggtggggggtagggagaaGGGGCTGGGACTTAGTAGGAAGGAGtttggaggaaggaggagggagaggaatggcaggaaaaggtggaggaggagaaatgCAGGGGAAACGTGCTAGACAAGGCCGGGGGACAACGTGGGGAAGAGGTTGCAGCGACAGGGAGTCGTGGGCTGCTATGGGGAGAGAAAGGTTTGCAGGGCGAGACTGGGAGGCATGCAGGGAGCTGAAAGGAGGGGGGGTTGGAAAAAGGGTGTCAGCGAGGTCAGAGGTGGTCAGAGCCGCGTCCGGAGGTGGAGCAAGGACGCGCTTACAGCCCCCTCTCCGCCCAGGAGCCAAGGGACTTGCCAGGCCGCTCCCCTAGGCGAGGCGGGCCCAGGACTCATTTCCTGACACGCCCCCAATCCCCTCCTTAAAGGGCCCGCACGTCCGGCGTCTCCCTTAAAGCCACAGCCTCGGAGAAACCGCCTCCGAATCTGGCTTGCTTTGGGGCCCGGCAGTCTCACAGCCCCTGTGCGCTCCCGGCCCGGTGACGGTGAGGGTGGGGGGGAACTCTCGGTAGCCGCAGAAGGTTCCCACGTGTGCTCGAGTCTCGGTCATCGTCCTGCAAGCCCTTCCTCGCaagctcccctctgccccctaTCCCATCTCCGCCAGTACCCTCTACCCCGCTCATTTGCGGGTCCACCCTGCCCCTCATCCtcgggctgaactgtgtccccagaGCTTTGGCACCACCCCGAGTCCTCCgccctctccccccctcccctccccgccccgcgtCCCTTTATCCAGCCCCGCTCACTCTTCCAAAACCTTGTTGCAGTCTCCTCCATCCCCCTACTTTAGCCGCCCCCTCCCGAGACTGAGACACACCCCccagcagcacccccccccccagcagagACTCTCCCCTGAGCCCTGATCTGAGCCTCTATGCAGTACCCTCCTCCGCTCAGAAAACCCCGTTCACAGGCCAGGCCCAGCCGCAAGCTTTGGCCCCGGGACTGGCGTCCCCTGGCAAGGAAGGCGACCCAGCTCTCACCTCGTCCTCTGCACCGGCTGCCGGCCCCTACCACCTTTGCGCTGCACCTGCAGAGCCGCGCCCAGCGCCGCGCCCTCGGGAGACAACTTCCTGCTCCCAGCCTTGGGCTCCGGCGCCGCGCCAGCGCCGCGGGCCTGCTCCCCACGTGGACCTGGGGCGGCGGAGCGACCCGGGCCGCAGCCTAACCTTGGCCCCGAGTTATTCCGTGGGTCGTGGGGGCAGGCCCCCTTCTCTTTTCAAGGCCACCCCAGACCCCTATATCCCGTCCAGGATCCCCGCTCCAGTTACCGCCACTTGCACGTCCCAGTACGCGACTGCATCCGTGGCCCACTGCCGCACACCCGGCCTTTGCTTCCAGAAGTGTGTCCGGGGAACAGCTGGGATTCTTCCTGCCGGTAGTGAGTGGagggtccccctccccctcctggggACCGGGCTGGAGAAATCGGTCACCAGCGTGGGCCGTCAACAGGAAGCTGGCAGCACCCACTTCTTCCTGGTTCCCGCTCTAACACCAGCGTTGGTGTTAACTCACTTCTCCGGAGTTATCCTCATTGTAAAACTAGGGGGCTGGACCCTAATACCACTGGGGCTCAACCTCCTTCCTCAAAACCATATGGCTGCAAATGAGGACTACTATTTGATTGGAATATTTTAAACAGCATCTAATTAATACCATTTAAATTGTGGGTGAGGTGTCTGAGATTTGCTTAGAAATACTCAGaatatccccccccaaaaaaaaccccctaaaGATCGATAGATAGTTGAAACAAGATAGGCAATTGTTGAAGCCAGGCCTAGGCGCATGGAAGGTATAGAGGATTCTTCTGTGTACGCTTGACAATTCCCATAATGAAAAGGTAAAACCTATGGAGTACATTTAAAGTTTCACTTGCTAACTGCATAAATCTTCACCCCAGTTTAACACAGCCCTTGGTGGGCTATGGGAACTGGAAGTGTTACTGGAAATAAGCACACCCCAGGGCAGGTGCAGACTCCCCGGACTGAGCTCTCTCCTAGGCCTGTTCTCTGGCTCTTGGTCTGTAATTACTTGCACAGACCCTTCCTCCAGAAATGGGACTTCCTGCTTCCTAACTATGGGCTGGTCGCCAGGTAGAGGGTGCCATCTGATCACCTTGTCACCTTTGGGATCGAATTACcctttgggaaaaggaaagactTAAAGGGACTGAACTGATCCTCTGATCCCTGCTTGGAGAGTCTCTCATTCCAGAGCCAGACTTTGAAGGTTGTGGGTTTTGGTCTATGAAGAGCAACACATACCTGCTCTTCCGTCTGAGGTCTGATATTTCACTGTGACAAATAATTTAATGATACACAGGGCAAACTTGTCTCTGAGAAGCCCTGGTTTCCTGGAAGGGCCCTGTCCATGGAATGTTAACAGGAATTAACATAGCCGATGAATGTGCTGATACCCAGAGGCCCTAGGGCAGAGACATATACTGTATATAGGTCAGATGCACTCTTCACTGAGAGAGACCCAGGGCAGTGTATGCTGGATGTGTGTGGCACAGTCTGGACTCTCCAAGGGCCAGGGGACCAAAGTGTATCCTTGTGTCTCATCCCTCCCCTTAGGTTGTACCTGAAATTCCACCAGTAGCTTCCCTCCTTTGCATTAGGTTGTAATAGGCCGGTACAGTTGTTTCCACAGATTCCAGTCCTTTTTGTTCTTTGTGAGGAAAAGGAGAGGTGGGAATGTTTTTTTAGGAGTCTAAGCCCTCAGGAATTGTGCAGGTTGCCCAAActgcttttgaatttttcttaagGAATGTTCATCGTTTAAACCATTCATAAAGGGGGAAGTTTTAGGACTTGTCTAAGAGTGATCACCCTGGGTGTGAACTTGGTGGGAGGTAGAACATGAAGTCATTAATGGGCACTTGGGCCCTTTATGGGTGTAGCCCTGTTTTCTTGCCTTGGCTGGGAGCCACTCATGGTGTCAGAAGAGGGAAATTTCTACCAGACAGAATCAACACAACTGACCTCTCAGATGCGGGGGACAGTGTTTCAGTAGCAGGAGGGCCTGCGAACTTCTGGGAACAAACAGATATTGACTCTCTCAGCCCTGAACTCAGTAAGGACTCATGAGCTACTCTATAGGGTGGACATtactaattttcttaaaaaaaaattttttttttagggccacaaccatggcatatggaagttcccaggctaggggtcgaatgggagctacaacggccggcctaccccacagccacagcaacgccagatctgagctgcatctgcgacctacaccacagctcatggaaacgccagatccttgaacaaggccagggatcaaacctgcatcctcatagatactagtcgggtttgttaactgctgagccaggacaggaactacACATTACTAATTTTCTACCCAAATTCGTTCTCCTATTTGTCCAGGCtcattggttggttggttgcCCAGGTAGAAGGCACATTTGCCAACCTTCCTTGTGGGTAGGTGAATCTCGTGACTTCATGAATGGGGAAGGGAGGTAGGTGTTATACTTGCCCGGTCTAGGCCTTAAAAACCATAAGGTGGGCACTCCTCTGTGTTTTTCGTCCTCTTCCTGTAACCTGGGACCCAGATGTGCCTATAACCCAGTTGTGACCAATGGAGGGGCTGTGGGAGCAAGATGATGGAAAGAGCTAGCATCTCTGATTGTGTGGACCAGAGCCACCTGCCAGCCTGCCCTGCCTGCTTGACACTGTTCTATGAGAGTAGAATCAACTTCTGTCCTTTGTGCATCTATACGGTTAtgacggttttttttttttttctttttagggtcacacctgaggcgtatggaagttcccaggccaggggttgaattggagctgcagctgctggcctgcaccacatccacagcatgccgGATCCGAACCAGATCTGTGACttaggccacagcttgtggcaacaccagatcctcaacccactgagtgaggccagggatcaaacccgcatcctcatggataatagtcggagtcttaacctgctgaaccacagcgggaactcccctgaaggtGTTTGTTACAATAGTTAGGCTGGTCCGGCCCATGGAGTCTGCATTTCCTTACGTGAATATGTATTCTCTAGGCAAAATTAAGAAGGCattaaaaaatgggggaaaaaaaaaggcgcaTTGTTAGTTtgatccttctctttttttttttttttggtctttttgctatttcctgggccgctcccgcggcatatggaggttcccaggctaggggtcgaatcagagctgtagccactggcctatgccagagccacagcaacgcgggatccgagccgcgtctgcaacctacaccacagctcatggcaacgccggatccttaacccactgagcaagggcagggaccgaacctgcaacctcatggttcctagtcagattcgttaaccactgcgccacgacgggaactcctctctcttgctttctttctctcagtTTATCGTCTCTCtatctatctgtccatccatccatcctttcccTACCTAGGACCTAGCACAATTTCTGCCATAGTAGCAGCTCAGTAACTCTTTGTCGAATGAATGGAAGTCACGCCACCACTAGGCATACCTGAAAATCAAAGCTGATTTAAGAGCTTTATTGGCCCTATGCCCTGAAAAGCTTATAAGTTTCCTCATTCATCCCACATGtgattcaaaataaaaatcagtactcactgtaaaatatatgtaagcagggaaagaaaattgttctgatttttctcttgatgATTAGAATATTCCTTGGGAAATACTAtattcttttctggaaaaaataattatgccTTCCTCActtttggtgagaatgtaaattggtacaaccacgatggaaaacagtatggaggtacctcagaaaactaaatatagaactaccatgtgatccagcaatcccactcttgagcatctatccggaaaaaactttcattcaaaaggatacatgcacccctatgttcattgcagcactgtttgggtgcgtagatgcaaactattacatttagaatggataaacaacaaggtcctactgcatagcactgggaacaatatccaatctcccgggatagaccatgatggaaaataatataaatatatgtctaactgagtcactttactggatagcagaaattggtacaacattataaatcaactgtactttaatttaaaaaactaaaaaaacaccaaaaaaccccaccatgAGACATCATCCTATacttgtcagaatgactatcatcaaaaagaacacacataGCAAATGTGGGCAAGTGTGTAAAgataagagaggagttcccgttgtggcgcagtggttaacgaatccgactaggaaccatgaggttgcgggttcggttcctgcccgtgctcagtgggttaacgatccggcgttgccatgagctgtggtgtaggttgcagacgcggctcggatcccgcgttgctgtggctctggcataggccagtggctacagctctgattcgacccctagcctgggaacctccatatgccgcgggagcggcccaagaaatagcaaaaagacaaaaaaaaataaataaataaaaaaaaataaagaaaagagaaccctcctgcattgtgggtaggaatgtaaattgttgtgccttgtggaaaacagtatggaggtttctcacgatactaaaactagaactactgTACAACCTCAGAAATTCCattcctgagtatatatctgaaaaaaacaaaagcactaattcaaaaagacacaagcaccccaatgttcatagcagcactatttacaattatcaacatatggaagcaacctaagccatcaacagatgaacagataaagaaggtgtggcGAGTGTGTATAtcgtatataatggaatactacgtagccataaaaaagataaaaaatttgccatttgcagcaacatggatggacttggagggtgttatggtaaatgaaatatgtcagacagagaaagacaaatactgtatgatatcacatttatggaattttaaaagtac comes from the Phacochoerus africanus isolate WHEZ1 chromosome 4, ROS_Pafr_v1, whole genome shotgun sequence genome and includes:
- the SLC35C1 gene encoding GDP-fucose transporter 1 isoform X1 — encoded protein: MQSRTGTCKWRASLKRSKILHMALMGTSNPSGEDEASQEKPFVLRALQIALVVSLYWVTSISMVFLNKYLLDSPSLQLDTPIFVTFYQCLVTALLCKGLSTLATCWPGAVDFPTLHLDLRVARSILPLSVVFIGMITFNNLCLKYVGVAFYNVGRSLTTVFNVLLSYLLLKQTTSFYALLTCGTIIGGFWLGVDQEGAEGTLSWTGTVFGVLASLCVSLNAIYTKKVLPAVDGSIWRLTFYNNINACVLFLPLLLLLGELRALHHFPLLTSAHFWGMMTLGGLFGFAIGYVTGLQIKFTSPLTHNVSGTAKACAQTVLAVLYYEDTKSFLWWASNMMVLGGSFAYTWVRGWEMKTQEDPNPKESEKSTMEV